The Gammaproteobacteria bacterium genome includes a region encoding these proteins:
- the cysC gene encoding adenylyl-sulfate kinase has product MTALPSPHGGKLTELLVSPAEAAQYRAASKDFPSWDLTAPQLSDLELLLTGAFSPLIGFMNQADYASVLQHGRLANGLLWPIPIMLDVTEKFAEGLSAGQPIALRDPEGVLLAVMQVTDIWRPDKSLEATQIHGSRDNSHPGVHFLLHQVHPVYLGGRVFGIELPAHYDFIHLRLTPREVREAFTRAGWRKTVAVHTQQPMHRAQIEAAAFAARMAEANLFIHPVAGPSNPGDGGHYTRIRCHEQALRYYPEGSALLSLLPLPLRHAGPREALLFAIIRKNFGCSHILMMDSAGGITEHSDQPLSTHQVAPGVLPLTYREELMSREAGRRERPTTLVEPFAVALPCTSELGIEILPVHNMLYVEERAEYLPSDQVKPTQRVLALSNTELTRRLAEDLEIPPWFSYPEIVAELRRIHLPKYRQGVTLFFTGLSGSGKSTIARALLAKLMELGNRSVTLLDGDVVRKHLSSELGFSREHRNLNILRIGFVASEITKHGGIAICAPIAPYEATRRQVREMMSAYGGFIEIYVSTPLEICERRDRKGLYAKARAGLIKEFTGISDPYEIPQDAELVIDTQDYSPLEAAQLVLNKLAMEGYLR; this is encoded by the coding sequence ATGACTGCCCTCCCCTCTCCCCACGGCGGCAAACTGACCGAGTTGTTAGTCTCTCCGGCAGAGGCGGCTCAATATAGGGCCGCCTCCAAGGATTTTCCCTCCTGGGATCTCACCGCCCCCCAGCTAAGCGATCTTGAACTCTTGCTAACCGGTGCGTTTTCACCGCTGATAGGGTTCATGAATCAGGCCGACTATGCAAGCGTGCTCCAGCACGGCCGGCTTGCAAATGGCCTGCTCTGGCCGATACCTATTATGCTCGATGTGACGGAAAAATTTGCCGAGGGGCTCTCAGCGGGCCAGCCCATCGCATTGCGCGACCCGGAAGGCGTTCTGCTTGCCGTGATGCAGGTAACGGACATCTGGAGACCAGATAAGTCATTGGAAGCCACACAGATCCACGGTTCTCGGGATAACAGCCATCCCGGAGTGCATTTCCTGCTGCATCAAGTTCATCCCGTTTACCTGGGCGGCCGTGTCTTCGGCATCGAACTGCCGGCCCATTATGATTTCATTCATTTACGCCTCACCCCGAGAGAAGTGAGAGAGGCGTTTACTCGCGCCGGCTGGCGTAAAACAGTCGCCGTACACACGCAGCAACCCATGCACCGCGCTCAGATTGAAGCAGCCGCGTTTGCCGCCAGGATGGCCGAGGCAAATCTCTTTATCCATCCCGTAGCGGGACCATCGAATCCGGGGGACGGCGGGCATTACACACGCATACGTTGCCATGAACAAGCATTAAGATATTATCCGGAAGGGAGCGCGCTGCTATCATTGCTGCCGCTGCCACTGCGCCATGCGGGCCCGCGTGAGGCGCTATTGTTCGCCATCATCCGCAAGAACTTCGGCTGTTCCCATATCCTCATGATGGACTCGGCGGGGGGCATAACTGAACATTCGGATCAGCCGCTTTCCACCCATCAAGTCGCTCCCGGCGTCCTGCCTCTGACGTACAGGGAAGAACTAATGTCGCGGGAGGCAGGACGCCGGGAGCGACCCACGACATTAGTAGAACCCTTCGCTGTCGCTCTTCCCTGTACGTCAGAATTAGGCATTGAGATTTTGCCTGTACACAACATGCTTTACGTGGAAGAGCGCGCGGAGTATCTCCCCAGCGATCAGGTAAAACCAACGCAACGGGTCCTCGCTCTTTCAAATACCGAATTGACGAGAAGGCTCGCGGAGGATCTGGAGATTCCCCCGTGGTTTTCCTACCCGGAGATCGTGGCGGAGTTGCGCAGGATTCATCTTCCGAAATATAGACAGGGCGTTACCCTCTTTTTTACCGGCCTGTCCGGTTCGGGAAAGTCCACCATCGCCAGGGCGCTGCTCGCCAAGCTGATGGAGCTCGGAAACCGCTCGGTGACGTTGCTGGACGGCGACGTGGTTCGTAAACACCTCTCTAGCGAACTGGGATTCTCGCGCGAACACCGGAACTTGAACATCCTGCGCATCGGTTTTGTGGCAAGTGAAATCACCAAGCACGGCGGGATTGCGATTTGCGCGCCAATTGCGCCTTATGAAGCGACGCGCAGGCAGGTCAGGGAGATGATGTCTGCCTACGGCGGCTTTATCGAGATCTATGTTTCCACCCCGCTGGAAATCTGCGAAAGACGCGACCGCAAGGGCCTCTACGCCAAGGCCAGGGCGGGATTGATCAAGGAGTTTACCGGGATCAGCGATCCCTATGAAATACCCCAAGATGCAGAACTCGTCATAGACACCCAGGATTACTCTCCCCTGGAGGCGGCGCAACTGGTGTTGAACAAATTGGCCATGGAAGGCTATCTGCGTTAA